The following are encoded together in the Bradyrhizobium algeriense genome:
- a CDS encoding MaoC family dehydratase yields MTATFDNLSAGDVIDGPKFAVSRESIRLFCDASLDYNPLHLDDDYMKGNFGKTNFGGIIMHGMNNFGLISRMLTDWACPAGAVHRRLETRWVKPVRPGDTIQPTGIIKAKQTTEKSRWVLIDVVVKNQAGEKVATGEALVEFPRDLFCQ; encoded by the coding sequence ATGACTGCTACGTTCGACAATCTCTCCGCCGGCGACGTCATCGACGGCCCGAAATTCGCGGTCTCACGCGAATCGATCCGCCTGTTCTGTGATGCTTCGCTCGACTACAACCCGCTGCATCTCGATGACGACTACATGAAGGGCAATTTCGGCAAGACCAATTTCGGCGGCATCATCATGCACGGCATGAACAATTTCGGGCTGATCTCCCGAATGCTCACCGATTGGGCCTGCCCCGCCGGCGCGGTCCACCGGCGGTTGGAGACGCGGTGGGTCAAGCCGGTCCGGCCCGGCGATACCATCCAGCCCACGGGGATCATCAAGGCCAAGCAGACGACTGAAAAATCCCGCTGGGTTTTGATCGACGTGGTGGTGAAGAACCAGGCCGGCGAAAAGGTCGCCACCGGCGAGGCCCTGGTCGAATTCCCGCGCGATCTGTTTTGCCAGTGA